TACTGAAAACAGAAAGTTTATcatccacatttttttctttcacatGAAAAGGTTCATATGTACGTGTCGCATGCATCTTGATTGGGTAGAAAAAGTTCATATTCCTGGCAATTCTGCATATTACAAACTGCTTCGTTATTCAGGCCGCATAAACAGGCCCGGCCCTGCGCCTGCATTATTGATACTACTGCTAGTACATAGCACATCTTCGTTAAACTCTGGGTTTAACTTCAGGCGACAGTATTCTTTATTCTTCACCAGCCACAAGCTACCATGCATCAACGAAGACTTCGTCTAGCAGGTGAGATTGTTCCCCGGGTCGACGCCGAGCTGCTGGCAGTACTGCCTGTAGTAGCCCACCCGCGCGTTCATCTGCGCCTGGTTCTTCCCGTTGCACTCGAGGGCGCCGTTGATGGCCCTGGTCGTCGCGCCGAACCCCTGCGGCATCACCCCGTGCACGTTGTTCATCCAGAACCAGAGCGCCGTCTTGAACGCGACCACGGCGTCCCGCGCCACCGCGTCCGGGTCCCGCAGCCCGTCGAAGCCGTTGTCCCGCCCGGCGGGCCCGTAGTTGTAGTTCCACGAGATTTGCAGCGGGCCGCGCCCATAGTACTTCTTCCCCGCCGCGCACGGCCACTGCGTGTTGCCCCGGTCGCAGTAGTCGTTGTTCTTGTTGATCTCGCTGATGTAGCAGAAATCTGTCGGTGTCCAGCCGAGCTCCAAATCCATCAGCATGCATGATTGATGTGTGGTAGAAAGATTACAGCCGTGTGTGCAGTGGAGAAGGGATTATCCGATCGACTTACGCCCTGTCTCGTGCGTGACGTGCGCGAAGAAGGCGGCGATCTCGCGCTTGCCCTCGACCTCGGAGCCGCCGTGGGCGAAGCCGGAGTACTTGCCGGCGGCGCTCAGGAACGCGCTCCGCGTGTAGAAGCTCTTGCCCTCGCACCCGCCCCCGGCCTGGTTCTTGATGCCGTTGAAGAACGCGTCGGTGACGACGCTAGCCACGttcgcgccgcggccgccgcttccgcttccgctgccgccgccgcccccggagTAGCACGGGCCCGACTGGCACCCCTCACCACAGTAGGGGTCACCCAGGCCGCAGTAACCGTACTTGCTGCAGCAGTAGCCCGGCTGGCAGCCGCAGTtctgcgcggcggccggcccggcgGCAGCGCAGAGGAGAGCTAGCCCGAGCGCCAGAGCCGCCATGATCTTCGGCGCGCCTGCCACACCCATACTGGATCAGTGCTTCAGCTTGTCACTAAGGTTCGCTGCTGCCGTGCAGCTTGCTGTTGGTGTTGGGTGATGATCTGAGATGCCATGCCGGTGTCGCTTTATATAGCGATGAGGCGGCGACCCGGTCCACCATACATGCATCGACGTGTACTCACAAGCTACTCCAACGTGGGCCAGATCTGTTGGATCGCCGCCATTGCTTGAATGCTCGGTGGAAAAATCCGCGCATGCTACCGGCTACGCCGCTGCTTTTTCCAGTCATTTTTCGCGTCTGCCAAGACGATTGGGACCGGCACAATGTACCATACCGGGCCGCCGCGGGCAGTCGTATCCGTATATTGTTGCTCGATTCCACGCACCTTGCTAATGCTAGCTTGTGTGGGTTTAGTGGTGCCTGATGGGGGCCCCACTATGAGAAATGGTCAAGTGATGTTGTATTATTATCTCCTTTGGATAGCAAGACTTCCAAGGTAGCTGCCGGTGATGGTGGTTAATTTGGGCCACGCGCACAAGCCTACTGCGTTAGCATTCTTTTTGTTTTAGTTCTCTCTAGATGACACTTGGGAGATTTTTGTTCCTTTTTAAGTTGCATGGATGATATGGATTTAGAAGA
This sequence is a window from Panicum virgatum strain AP13 chromosome 7K, P.virgatum_v5, whole genome shotgun sequence. Protein-coding genes within it:
- the LOC120642527 gene encoding endochitinase A-like; protein product: MGVAGAPKIMAALALGLALLCAAAGPAAAQNCGCQPGYCCSKYGYCGLGDPYCGEGCQSGPCYSGGGGGSGSGSGGRGANVASVVTDAFFNGIKNQAGGGCEGKSFYTRSAFLSAAGKYSGFAHGGSEVEGKREIAAFFAHVTHETGHFCYISEINKNNDYCDRGNTQWPCAAGKKYYGRGPLQISWNYNYGPAGRDNGFDGLRDPDAVARDAVVAFKTALWFWMNNVHGVMPQGFGATTRAINGALECNGKNQAQMNARVGYYRQYCQQLGVDPGNNLTC